One genomic window of Ignavibacteriota bacterium includes the following:
- a CDS encoding DUF935 family protein, with protein MKTIKDNSVAMKRFFQIFKAMAMKKTSPLTEGLDIYQDFHTAFLNILPNPSQLIRDKGFKIFAEAMADSTVRGAVNSILEGVGSLEWEIVKNDADDNEIKLAYVTIENLMKDELIKKILYAVFYGFQALNTIWKYDNGKYILEQVKDLPHNSIIFTNDNILKIRQNDGDFVGVTPDHYRVKYVAYDAGYNNPYGTGLLLNCYKHVFLKNTVLNFWAQFAEDYGSPGVFATFSAKAASQFQMDPEDFAEYFFSELQEMRQHKTIVSPEGTALNPIAAGSTASSEIYKGLIEFSNAEINKVLLGHESASAATPGKLGNETMANNTKIDRIESYTEFVKYHINELLKWQHELNFNSTNIPEIRFYEKDDLDVYSAKADLLIKLSQVGVEVNEDYIENEFNIDRSFFQLKQLPKAINDSNSSKITGLKANQAFAQTEKEAKESNSVIDDFMQYVLNSDEFQNLKSDTLDKISSALKKYKSLEDMNENVYEIFDKLDIDNKNDTIKKFMLISAVYGFNQEDEL; from the coding sequence ATGAAAACTATCAAAGATAATTCCGTGGCAATGAAAAGGTTTTTCCAAATCTTTAAAGCCATGGCGATGAAAAAAACATCGCCCTTGACTGAAGGACTTGATATTTATCAAGATTTTCATACTGCTTTTCTTAACATACTGCCAAATCCAAGCCAGCTCATTCGTGACAAAGGATTTAAAATATTCGCTGAAGCTATGGCGGACTCTACAGTCAGAGGTGCTGTCAATTCAATCTTGGAAGGGGTCGGCTCGCTCGAATGGGAAATAGTGAAAAATGATGCTGATGATAACGAGATTAAACTCGCTTATGTCACTATCGAAAATCTGATGAAAGATGAATTGATTAAAAAAATTCTTTACGCTGTGTTTTACGGCTTTCAAGCTCTCAATACGATTTGGAAATATGACAATGGTAAATATATACTCGAGCAAGTGAAAGACTTGCCGCACAATAGTATTATTTTTACGAATGATAATATTCTAAAAATTCGGCAAAATGACGGCGACTTTGTAGGCGTTACCCCAGATCACTATAGAGTGAAATATGTTGCTTATGACGCAGGATACAATAATCCTTACGGAACAGGTTTACTTCTGAATTGCTACAAGCATGTCTTTTTAAAAAATACTGTGCTGAATTTCTGGGCTCAATTTGCAGAAGATTATGGCAGTCCCGGTGTGTTCGCTACCTTCTCTGCTAAAGCGGCTAGTCAATTCCAAATGGACCCTGAAGATTTTGCCGAATACTTCTTTAGCGAACTACAGGAAATGCGACAGCATAAAACTATTGTTTCGCCGGAAGGGACAGCTCTAAACCCGATCGCTGCAGGCAGTACTGCGTCATCGGAAATTTACAAGGGCTTAATCGAATTCTCTAATGCAGAAATAAACAAAGTGCTGCTCGGACATGAATCAGCATCAGCAGCAACGCCGGGTAAGCTCGGCAATGAAACAATGGCGAACAATACTAAAATTGATAGGATTGAATCTTATACTGAGTTTGTGAAATATCATATCAATGAATTGTTGAAGTGGCAACATGAGCTGAATTTCAATTCTACAAATATTCCTGAAATTCGTTTTTACGAAAAAGATGACCTTGATGTTTATTCCGCTAAGGCAGATTTATTGATTAAACTGTCGCAGGTGGGCGTTGAGGTTAATGAGGATTATATCGAAAACGAATTCAATATTGATCGCTCTTTTTTTCAATTAAAACAGTTGCCAAAAGCGATTAATGACAGTAACTCATCTAAGATTACAGGCTTAAAAGCAAATCAAGCATTTGCTCAAACAGAAAAAGAAGCAAAAGAAAGTAATTCTGTCATTGATGACTTTATGCAGTATGTACTCAACTCTGATGAATTTCAAAATCTTAAGTCTGATACGTTAGACAAAATATCTTCTGCATTGAAAAAATATAAATCTCTCGAAGATATGAATGAAAATGTTTACGAGATTTTTGATAAACTTGATATTGATAATAAGAATGATACTATTAAAAAATTTATGCTGATTTCAGCTGTGTATGGATTCAATCAAGAGGACGAATTATGA
- a CDS encoding PBSX family phage terminase large subunit codes for MTELKVSPVYYANWLAYNDPNVKIICNQGGTRSGKTYSIMQILTTLMLTATEKQSISVVSKTLPHIKRGVKRDFENILQGINQYDRRKFNQSDMVYTQNDNSYIEFFSTDNADKLRGTSRKDLFINEANFLNYEEWIQLLMRTTGKIFIDYNPSDEYHWIYDHVLTRDDCRFIKSNYLDNYDYLSSEQIEEIERLKGEDNNYWQIYGLGEIAKAINLIYPNVNIVDSMAGGESIYGLDFGYNNQTALVKINKVGKDIYLHEEVYEAGLTNNDLITELKDAGIKFEYIYADAAEPARIEEIYRAGFNIYPADKSVKTGIDFCKRFNLNVTKQSYNLIKELKSYKWKEDRNGKILDEPVKFMDHACDAFRYAVFTHGSKIWINEHTKIMKAKNKDAFPGKSRISKLNTKNQLFTLGL; via the coding sequence ATGACTGAGCTTAAGGTTTCGCCTGTATATTACGCTAATTGGCTCGCATATAATGACCCGAATGTTAAAATTATATGCAATCAAGGTGGTACACGGTCCGGTAAAACATACTCAATCATGCAAATTTTAACAACTCTTATGCTGACTGCGACCGAAAAACAGAGTATCAGCGTGGTTTCAAAGACTTTGCCGCACATCAAAAGAGGCGTAAAAAGAGATTTTGAGAATATATTGCAAGGGATTAATCAATATGACCGCCGCAAGTTTAATCAATCCGATATGGTTTATACGCAAAATGATAATTCTTATATAGAGTTCTTCAGCACTGATAACGCGGACAAACTCAGAGGAACTTCAAGAAAAGATTTATTTATTAATGAAGCAAATTTCCTAAATTACGAGGAATGGATACAGCTCCTCATGCGTACTACAGGCAAAATATTTATCGATTATAATCCATCTGACGAATATCACTGGATTTATGACCACGTGCTGACACGTGATGACTGCAGATTCATAAAATCTAATTATCTTGATAACTACGACTACCTCTCTTCTGAGCAGATTGAAGAAATTGAAAGGCTGAAAGGTGAGGATAACAACTATTGGCAGATTTACGGATTAGGTGAAATAGCAAAAGCGATTAATCTGATATATCCAAATGTCAATATCGTTGATTCAATGGCAGGGGGAGAGAGTATTTACGGTCTTGACTTTGGGTACAACAATCAAACAGCACTGGTAAAAATTAATAAAGTTGGTAAAGATATTTATCTTCATGAAGAAGTTTATGAAGCAGGGCTGACAAATAACGATTTAATTACTGAATTAAAAGATGCGGGTATTAAATTTGAATACATATATGCTGACGCTGCCGAGCCTGCCCGAATTGAAGAGATTTACAGAGCAGGATTTAATATTTACCCTGCTGACAAATCTGTTAAAACAGGTATAGATTTTTGTAAACGTTTCAATCTAAATGTTACAAAACAATCTTATAATCTTATCAAAGAACTCAAATCTTACAAATGGAAGGAAGACAGGAACGGCAAAATATTAGATGAACCGGTAAAGTTTATGGACCATGCATGCGACGCTTTCAGATATGCGGTGTTTACACACGGTTCAAAAATCTGGATTAACGAGCATACTAAAATTATGAAGGCAAAAAATAAAGACGCTTTTCCAGGCAAAAGCAGAATTAGTAAATTAAATACGAAAAATCAATTATTCACTTTAGGACTTTAA